The DNA sequence GGTGGGTGCGCTGACGGAAATCCGCGGAGCCATCGGCACGGTGCGGGAGCATGTGGCTGGCACGGCCGGCGCCGTCGAGGAGCAGAGCGCCGTCACCCTTGCCATGTCGAGCACCATGCAGAGCGCCGCGGCGGGTGTTGAAGCGCTCACGAAAAGCATCGGCGAGATCGCGGCCGCCGTGGACCAGGTCACGCACGCGGTCGGCAGCACCAAGCAGGCCGCCGAGGTGCTGGCGCGCTGACCGCCCGTGCCGGATTGTCGAGCAGAGGAGATCGCAATGCATTCGGACATCATGGACCATGGCACTAACGCGGAGCGAAAACGGCTGGAGGCCCTGCATGCCCGCCGCATACTGGACACTGCCGACGAGGAGGCGTTCGACCGGCTGACCCGCTGGGCGCAAGCCTATTTCGGCGTGCCGATCGCACTGATTTCCCTGCTGGACGAGTCCAGGCTCTAGTTCAAGTCGGTCCGGGGGCTGGACGCAAGGGAAACGCCCCGCGCGACCTCCTTCTGTCGCAAAACCATTCTACAACGTGATCCGCTGGTGGTGGAGGATGCCCGGCTCGATGCCCGTTTTGCTCACAGCCCCTTGGTTACCGGCAAGCCGCATATCCGCTTCTACGCCGGGGCCCCGATCCTGACCCGCGACGGCTTTGCCCTGGGCTCGTTCTGCATCATTTCACATGCCCCGCGATCGCTCGCGCCGGATCAGCGCATCGTGCTGGCGCGGCTTGCGGGGGTGGCGGCAGCAGCATTGGAACTGCGGGAGGCTTTCCTGGCGTCGGGAACGCAAGCTCCCGCGCTGCCCTGACGGAATACCCGGGTTACGCATACCACATCGTGGGAGGCGGGCATGGGCGACATTGTGCGGCTTCCCTTCCGGGGACCGGCTGGCCGCTTGGCGCGGCTGCTCCTCGCCGAGCGCCTCCTGGAACTCGAACGGCAGGAATAAAAGTAGTGAACCGCTCCGGGTTTGTTGGTGTGGACGGCCCTACGGCATCGTTGTGCCAAGGTAGCGTCATCGACCAACGCCGAGGGAGCGCCAGCAGATGGAGATCCAGCGCATTTCGATCGACACGTCCAAACATGTCTTCACGCTGCACGGGGTGGATGCCCAGGAGCGTCCGGTTCTTCGGCGTGAATTGAGGCGGTCGCAGATTGCAGGGTTCTTTGAGAAGCTTTCGGCGACGGAGGTCGCCCTGGAAGCCTGTGCTGGTTCGCATCACTGGGGGCGTCTGCTCACCGGCATGGAAAACTGGGTGAAGCTGATTCCGCCGCAGTACATGAAGCCCTTCGTCAAGCAAAGCAAGAACGACCACAATGATGCCGAGGCGATCTGCGAGGCGGCGTTTTGGCACAATCGATACCGTAGGGCCGTCCACACCAACAAATCCGGAGCGGTTCAGGTTCAGGTTCGGGCCCGTGCCAGCGCCCCTTTTTTTGCCCGGATCGCGGCGCTGTCAAGCGAGGCACGGGTCCCATCGATGCGGTCAGTCTGGTGCAGCTTGGTAAGGAGCACCCCATGCAGGCGGTCCCAAACACCAGCCTGGTGCCAGTCCCGCAGCCGGCGCCAGCAACTCATGCCGCAGCCGCAGCCCATCTCCTGGGGCAGCATCTCCCAGGGCAGGCCGGACTTCGGCACAAACAGGCTCCCGGTCAGCGCCGCCCGGTTGTCAACCGGCGGGCGGCCACCTTTCGGACGCGGGTGCTCTGGAGGCAACAGCGGCTTCACTACCGCCCATAGCTCATCAGAGACAAGGGGCCTTGCCAAGCCCAGCAAGCAGCCTAGAAACCGGGCCTGTCGCGGGTTCTCGAGCTTGTCGCTCCGCACGAAGGTCGCCTTGGATTGCCGTATTCGAAGGCAGCCCCATTCCCCCCCGTTGCGGAAGAGGTCAGAAACTGCCATGAACAGCAGCCAGTCGTTTCCGGTTGCACATGCTCCGTGGCTCTGGCCTTTGCCTTTCCTGCATTGCATACTCTTGGGAATATTTTTCCTTTAGCTGAATGACACTTTGCTGCCGCTCCTACCGACGCGCCGCTTTCAAGAATTCGTCGATCTCCGCACTTAGTCGGCCCGACGCCTGATTCAGTTGCGTCGCCGCATTCCCCACCGTCTGGGCGGCGTTCCCTGTTTCACGACTCGCAGCGGACACGCCTGATATGTTTCGGGAGACCTCCGCCGTGGTGACGCTCTGTTCCTCCGCGGCCGTGGCCACCTGGGCCGCAATAGCGTTTAGCGCTTGGATCGTGCTGCCAATCCGGCCGATCGCCGCGACAGTGGCACCGGTGGCTTCCTGCATGCGCTCGATCTGACGCTTGATGTCCTCCGTGGCCCGGCTGGTTTGGTTGGCCAGGCTCTTGACCTCGCCGGCGACCACGGCGAAGC is a window from the Indioceanicola profundi genome containing:
- a CDS encoding GAF domain-containing protein is translated as MDARETPRATSFCRKTILQRDPLVVEDARLDARFAHSPLVTGKPHIRFYAGAPILTRDGFALGSFCIISHAPRSLAPDQRIVLARLAGVAAAALELREAFLASGTQAPALP